The following are encoded together in the Acidobacteriota bacterium genome:
- a CDS encoding DUF4202 domain-containing protein — MKSFELMPRFQNAVAGFDLFHREDPATATVDGEEVPRELAYSRRMAAWVERLDPEAGELLLLAAHCQHLRRFSLPRTDYPEGRKGYLAWRRAAALEHARLAGAVLRDAGYRREKIERVQNLVLKRAGRSAPEAAQTLEDAACLVFLEHDLEALAGRLGPDKTAEVLARTWPKMSVAGRDAAAALELKPELRALVERALHAPASPPASGA; from the coding sequence GTGAAGAGCTTCGAGTTGATGCCGCGTTTCCAGAACGCGGTGGCGGGGTTCGATCTGTTCCACCGGGAGGACCCGGCGACGGCGACGGTGGACGGCGAAGAGGTGCCCAGGGAGCTGGCCTACTCGCGCCGGATGGCGGCCTGGGTCGAGCGGCTCGATCCGGAGGCCGGCGAGCTTCTGCTGCTCGCGGCCCACTGCCAGCACCTGCGCCGCTTCAGCCTGCCGCGGACGGACTATCCCGAAGGACGCAAGGGCTACCTCGCCTGGCGGCGCGCGGCCGCGCTGGAACACGCCCGTCTGGCGGGCGCCGTGCTACGCGATGCCGGCTACCGGCGGGAGAAGATCGAGCGGGTCCAGAACCTGGTGCTCAAGCGGGCGGGGCGGAGCGCGCCGGAGGCAGCGCAGACCCTGGAGGACGCGGCCTGCCTGGTGTTCCTGGAGCACGATCTGGAGGCGCTGGCCGGCCGTTTGGGACCGGACAAGACGGCGGAAGTGCTCGCCAGGACCTGGCCCAAGATGTCGGTCGCCGGCCGCGACGCCGCGGCGGCCCTGGAACTGAAGCCGGAACTGCGGGCGCTCGTCGAGCGCGCACTGCATGCGCCGGCGTCCCCGCCGGCATCCGGAGCGTAG
- a CDS encoding serine hydrolase, with the protein MPESAGFDPERLQQAAALLEKAVAEGVTPGGVLLVARRGAIALERAAGRLTWEDDAPAVTPSTIYDLASLTKVIATTTLMMRRVESGALDLDTAAASYLPELKGRPVGDATLRDLLAHSSGLPCCTELFRELGEGFGRDEARRRYLEHIAATELEAGPRERAIYSDLGVLLLGEILERGSGRPLDTLVREEVLGPLGLRDTGYLPDPALRERIAPTEPDDWRGRLPHGEVHDENTHALGGVAPHAGLFGTVRDVATFAQAMLNGGVYGERRIARAETVALFTQRADLVPASSRALGWDTPSQPSSAGRYFSARSFGHTGFTGTSLWIDPELELIVVLLTNRVHPTRENIAIRRLRPAIHDAVGEAIDDRTVAPR; encoded by the coding sequence GTGCCCGAATCGGCCGGCTTCGACCCGGAGCGACTCCAGCAGGCCGCCGCCCTGCTGGAGAAGGCCGTGGCCGAGGGTGTCACTCCGGGCGGCGTCCTGCTGGTCGCGCGCCGCGGCGCCATCGCGCTCGAACGGGCTGCCGGCCGGCTGACCTGGGAGGACGACGCTCCCGCCGTCACTCCGTCGACCATCTACGACCTGGCTTCCCTGACCAAGGTCATCGCGACGACGACCCTGATGATGCGTCGGGTCGAGTCCGGCGCGCTCGACCTCGACACCGCCGCCGCGTCCTACCTTCCGGAACTCAAAGGGCGGCCGGTCGGAGACGCGACCCTGAGGGACCTGCTCGCCCACTCGAGCGGCCTGCCCTGCTGCACCGAGCTGTTCCGGGAGCTGGGGGAAGGTTTCGGCCGGGACGAGGCCCGCCGCCGGTACCTCGAGCACATCGCCGCCACCGAGCTCGAGGCCGGACCGCGCGAGCGGGCCATCTACTCCGACCTCGGCGTCCTGCTCCTGGGCGAGATCCTCGAACGCGGGTCCGGCCGGCCTCTCGACACCCTGGTCCGGGAGGAGGTCCTCGGCCCTTTGGGGCTCCGGGACACCGGCTACCTCCCCGATCCCGCTCTCCGCGAGCGGATCGCTCCAACCGAGCCCGACGACTGGCGCGGGCGGCTCCCCCACGGTGAAGTCCACGACGAGAACACGCATGCTTTGGGGGGCGTGGCGCCCCATGCCGGACTGTTCGGCACCGTACGCGACGTCGCGACGTTTGCGCAGGCGATGCTGAACGGCGGCGTCTACGGCGAACGGCGCATCGCCCGCGCCGAAACGGTCGCCCTCTTCACCCAACGGGCCGACCTGGTCCCCGCCAGCAGCCGCGCACTGGGCTGGGACACACCCTCCCAACCGAGTTCCGCCGGCAGGTACTTCTCCGCGCGCTCCTTCGGGCACACCGGCTTCACGGGGACCTCGCTCTGGATCGACCCGGAACTCGAGCTGATCGTCGTCCTGCTGACCAACCGGGTCCACCCGACCCGCGAGAACATCGCCATCCGCAGGCTCCGACCGGCGATCCACGACGCGGTCGGGGAGGCCATCGACGACAGGACGGTTGCGCCGCGCTAA
- a CDS encoding MBL fold metallo-hydrolase yields MTRPLLALLSALLVVLGAAACGGESTAPAPDEVPEADAAVSAEGEDDGWGLRNDPVAQRVEPFQIFDNLYYVGIDWVSSYLLVTTDGLILIGSLYGDFIDNPIDGIRAVGFEPSDLKYVLVTHGHFDHVGGAARFQEAYGARVGMTEADWELAEQPPGDPRYEIDVPVRDMVIADGDTLQLGDTEIRFYVTPGHTEGVLSMEFPVRDGGEEHRAFVFGGVGLNFEGVHRTNLYLDSVARIRRLAEEGNPIEVNITNHAEMGRIFERAEQLASREASDPHPFVDPQGFLDWLAELQRNAEHKLVVERELAGE; encoded by the coding sequence ATGACACGTCCCCTCCTTGCTCTTCTGAGCGCACTCCTGGTCGTCCTCGGCGCCGCGGCCTGCGGCGGCGAGAGCACGGCGCCGGCGCCGGACGAGGTTCCGGAAGCTGATGCCGCGGTCTCCGCGGAGGGCGAGGACGACGGTTGGGGACTCCGGAACGACCCCGTGGCGCAGCGGGTCGAGCCGTTCCAGATCTTTGACAACCTCTACTACGTAGGCATCGACTGGGTGTCGTCCTATCTCCTGGTGACGACGGACGGCCTGATCCTGATCGGCTCGTTGTACGGCGACTTCATCGACAACCCGATCGACGGCATCCGCGCCGTCGGATTCGAGCCTTCCGATCTGAAGTACGTCCTGGTGACTCACGGCCACTTCGACCATGTTGGCGGGGCGGCGAGGTTTCAGGAGGCCTACGGCGCACGGGTCGGCATGACCGAGGCCGACTGGGAGCTGGCTGAACAGCCGCCCGGCGACCCGCGCTACGAGATCGACGTTCCGGTGCGCGACATGGTGATCGCGGATGGCGACACGTTGCAGTTGGGCGACACGGAGATCCGCTTCTACGTCACCCCCGGCCATACCGAAGGCGTCCTCTCGATGGAGTTCCCGGTGCGGGACGGAGGAGAGGAGCACCGCGCGTTCGTCTTCGGCGGCGTAGGTCTCAACTTCGAGGGAGTCCATCGGACGAACCTCTACCTGGACAGCGTGGCCCGGATCCGGAGACTCGCCGAGGAGGGCAATCCGATCGAGGTCAACATCACGAACCACGCCGAGATGGGGCGGATCTTCGAGCGCGCGGAGCAGTTGGCGTCACGGGAGGCCTCGGATCCCCACCCCTTCGTTGATCCGCAGGGCTTTCTCGACTGGCTGGCGGAGTTGCAGCGCAACGCCGAGCACAAGCTGGTCGTCGAACGCGAGTTGGCCGGCGAGTAG
- a CDS encoding acyl-CoA synthetase — MYPGRYARETPDKPAVIMAGTGETVTYLELDRRSNRLAQLWYVQGLRPEDHVAIFMENHSRYFEVYWAAIRSGLYLTTVNRYLTAEEAAYIVKDCGAKNIVASAKLAEACAGLTDLIPTCPGRLIVDDDGLGIPPGWDDYGEATAAFPGEPLADQPRGSTMLYSSGTTGRPKGILRPLTGLSVEEMPDQRFEVLTSIYGIDADSIYLSPAPLYHAAPIGFTAGTQTLGGTVVVMERFDPELSLKAIEDYGITVSQWVPTMFNRMLKLPEEARNRYDLSSHARAIHAAAPCPVDVKRRMIEWWGPIILEYYAGSEGNGMCAVETDEWLRKPGTVGKCLTATVHICDDDGEELPAGEPGTIFFEPPEDADLFEYHGDREKTLGSRHPRHARWSTLGDVGYLDEDGYVFLTDRKAFMIISGGVNIYPQEIEDALILHPKVADVAVIGVPNEDLGEEVKAVVQLMPGFEESPHLAEELLAYARERVAHYKAPKSIDFEEQLPRLPTGKLYKRLLRDRYWTGRTSRIV; from the coding sequence ATGTATCCCGGCAGGTACGCGCGCGAGACCCCGGACAAGCCGGCGGTCATCATGGCCGGGACCGGCGAGACGGTCACCTACCTGGAGCTCGACCGGCGGTCGAACAGGCTGGCGCAACTCTGGTACGTCCAGGGCCTGCGGCCGGAAGACCACGTGGCGATCTTCATGGAGAACCACTCCCGGTACTTCGAGGTCTACTGGGCGGCGATCCGGTCGGGCCTTTACCTGACGACGGTGAACCGCTACCTGACGGCCGAGGAGGCGGCGTACATCGTCAAGGACTGCGGCGCGAAGAACATCGTTGCGTCGGCGAAGCTGGCCGAAGCGTGCGCAGGACTGACGGACCTGATCCCGACCTGCCCCGGCCGGCTCATCGTCGACGACGACGGCCTGGGCATCCCTCCCGGCTGGGACGACTACGGCGAGGCGACGGCCGCGTTCCCGGGCGAGCCGCTTGCCGACCAGCCGCGCGGTAGCACGATGCTCTACAGCTCCGGCACGACGGGCAGGCCGAAGGGCATTCTGCGGCCGCTGACGGGGCTGTCGGTGGAGGAGATGCCGGACCAGCGCTTCGAGGTGCTGACGAGCATCTACGGCATCGACGCCGATTCGATCTACCTGTCGCCGGCGCCGCTTTATCACGCGGCGCCGATCGGCTTCACCGCCGGTACGCAGACGCTCGGCGGCACGGTGGTCGTGATGGAGCGCTTCGATCCGGAACTCTCGCTCAAGGCGATCGAGGACTACGGAATCACCGTCAGCCAGTGGGTGCCGACGATGTTCAACCGCATGCTCAAGCTCCCCGAGGAGGCGCGCAACCGCTACGACCTCTCGAGCCATGCGCGGGCGATCCACGCCGCAGCTCCCTGCCCGGTCGACGTCAAGCGCCGGATGATCGAGTGGTGGGGTCCGATCATCCTGGAGTACTACGCCGGCTCCGAGGGCAACGGCATGTGCGCGGTCGAAACGGACGAGTGGCTGAGGAAACCGGGCACGGTCGGCAAGTGCCTGACGGCGACGGTCCACATCTGCGACGACGACGGCGAGGAGCTGCCGGCGGGGGAGCCGGGCACGATCTTCTTCGAGCCGCCCGAGGACGCGGACCTCTTCGAGTACCACGGTGACCGGGAGAAGACGCTCGGCTCGCGGCACCCGCGCCACGCCCGCTGGAGCACCCTCGGCGATGTCGGCTACCTGGATGAGGACGGCTACGTCTTCCTCACCGACCGGAAGGCGTTCATGATCATCTCGGGCGGCGTCAACATCTATCCCCAGGAGATCGAGGACGCTCTCATCCTCCATCCGAAGGTGGCCGACGTGGCGGTGATCGGCGTTCCGAACGAGGACCTGGGCGAAGAGGTCAAGGCGGTCGTGCAGTTGATGCCCGGTTTCGAGGAGAGTCCGCATCTAGCGGAGGAGCTTCTGGCCTATGCGCGGGAGCGCGTCGCGCACTACAAGGCGCCGAAGTCGATCGACTTCGAGGAGCAACTCCCGCGGCTTCCCACCGGGAAGCTCTACAAGCGCCTGCTGCGCGACCGCTACTGGACCGGCCGCACGTCGCGGATCGTCTAG
- a CDS encoding epoxide hydrolase, with the protein MTDITPYRIEIDEEELTDLRRRLAATRWPEGETVDDWTQGIPLAYTKEVCEYWASSYDWRRLEKRLNDLDQFRTEIDGLGVHFLHLRSKHRGAAPLVMTHGWPGSIVEFLEVLEPLLDPTAHGGSEEDAFHLVVPALPGFGFSDKPTQAGWSVEKIADAWAELMSRLGYEWYFAQGGDWGAAVSTAIAIQDHEHCHGIHLNMPTSGVDRSTMDDLTDIEKDALAGLQYYQDWDSGYSKQQSTRPQTLGYGLVDSPAGQAAWIIEKFWSWMDCDGHPENVLTRDQLLDNVMMYWLPACGASSGRLYWESFGKGGGDPVEIPVGCSIFPKEIFRSSRRWAERRYRQLVYWNRLEKGGHFAAFELPDVFVDELRKCFRAMRA; encoded by the coding sequence ATGACCGACATCACGCCCTACCGCATCGAGATCGACGAAGAGGAACTGACCGACCTTCGCCGCCGGCTCGCCGCCACCCGCTGGCCCGAGGGCGAGACGGTCGACGACTGGACCCAGGGCATCCCGCTCGCCTACACGAAGGAGGTCTGCGAGTACTGGGCCTCCTCCTACGACTGGCGCCGCCTGGAGAAGCGCCTGAACGACCTCGACCAGTTCAGGACCGAGATCGACGGGCTGGGCGTCCACTTCCTCCACCTGCGCTCGAAGCACCGGGGCGCCGCGCCACTGGTCATGACCCACGGCTGGCCGGGCTCGATCGTCGAGTTCCTCGAAGTGCTCGAGCCGCTGCTCGATCCGACCGCTCACGGCGGCTCCGAGGAGGACGCCTTCCACCTGGTCGTTCCCGCCCTGCCGGGGTTCGGATTCTCGGACAAACCGACCCAGGCAGGCTGGAGCGTAGAGAAGATCGCCGACGCCTGGGCGGAACTCATGTCGCGGCTCGGCTACGAGTGGTACTTCGCCCAGGGCGGCGACTGGGGTGCGGCGGTGAGCACGGCAATCGCGATCCAGGATCACGAGCACTGCCACGGCATCCACCTGAACATGCCGACGTCGGGCGTGGACCGGAGCACGATGGACGACCTGACGGACATCGAGAAGGACGCGCTCGCCGGGCTCCAGTACTACCAGGACTGGGACTCCGGCTACTCCAAGCAGCAGTCGACCCGGCCGCAAACCCTGGGCTACGGCCTGGTCGATTCTCCGGCCGGGCAGGCAGCCTGGATCATCGAGAAGTTCTGGTCCTGGATGGACTGTGACGGCCACCCGGAGAACGTGCTGACGCGCGATCAGTTACTCGACAACGTGATGATGTACTGGTTGCCGGCGTGCGGCGCCTCCTCCGGACGGCTCTACTGGGAGAGCTTCGGCAAGGGCGGCGGCGATCCGGTCGAGATCCCGGTCGGCTGCAGCATCTTCCCCAAGGAGATCTTCCGCTCGTCCCGGCGCTGGGCGGAGCGGCGGTACCGCCAGCTCGTCTACTGGAATCGGCTCGAAAAGGGAGGCCACTTCGCCGCCTTCGAGCTGCCGGACGTCTTCGTCGACGAGCTGCGGAAGTGCTTCCGTGCGATGCGGGCGTAG
- a CDS encoding SDR family NAD(P)-dependent oxidoreductase — MSDPVCLISGVGPGTGAALARRFASGGYRVAMMARNEDRLCTLASEIEGSRAYVCDVSNSEAVSATVARVRGELGAPTVLVHNAVGGAFGDFLEVEPEQLRANFEVNVMGLLYLARALAPAMIEAGRGAIMVTGNTSARRGMPRFAGFAPTKAGQRILAESMARSLGPQGVHVAYFVIDAVIDLEWTRRRMPDRPDDFFIRPEAIAENVWYVAHQDPSAWSFEVELRPYGERW, encoded by the coding sequence ATGAGCGATCCGGTGTGCCTGATCTCCGGCGTCGGTCCCGGCACCGGGGCGGCGCTCGCCCGGCGGTTCGCCTCCGGTGGCTATCGGGTGGCGATGATGGCCCGCAACGAAGACCGGCTGTGCACTCTGGCGTCCGAGATCGAGGGTTCGCGCGCTTACGTCTGCGACGTCTCGAACTCCGAAGCCGTGAGCGCGACCGTAGCCCGGGTGCGCGGCGAGCTCGGGGCGCCGACGGTCCTCGTACACAACGCCGTGGGCGGCGCCTTCGGCGACTTCCTGGAAGTCGAGCCCGAGCAGTTGCGCGCGAACTTCGAAGTCAACGTGATGGGGCTCCTGTACCTGGCCCGCGCGCTGGCGCCGGCGATGATCGAGGCGGGCCGCGGAGCGATCATGGTCACCGGGAACACGTCCGCTCGCCGCGGCATGCCGCGCTTCGCCGGCTTCGCGCCGACCAAGGCGGGACAGCGCATCCTTGCGGAGTCGATGGCGCGGAGCCTGGGGCCCCAGGGCGTTCACGTCGCGTACTTCGTGATCGACGCGGTGATCGATCTGGAGTGGACGCGGCGTCGGATGCCCGATCGGCCGGACGACTTCTTCATCAGGCCGGAAGCGATCGCGGAGAACGTCTGGTACGTGGCCCACCAGGATCCGTCGGCGTGGAGTTTCGAGGTCGAGCTCAGGCCCTACGGAGAGCGCTGGTAG
- a CDS encoding amidase — protein sequence MSDKEGATRRQVMAAAGALGAAAVAGSACAPPGRDRDAEPGAAPTQEVGSFELEEATIAELSRQMADGERTSREITELYLGRIEALDVQGPTLRSVIETNPDVLEIAEELDRERAAGNVRGPLHGVPILLKDNVATADRNTTTAGSLALEGSIPGQDAFVAARLRRAGAVLLGKANLSEWANFRSSRSSSGWSARGGQCRNPYVLSRNPCGSSSGSGAAASANLCAAAVGTETDGSIICPSSANGLVGIKPTVGLVSRSGIIPISAIQDTAGPMARTVADAAALLGGMTGEDPQDQATAGSPVPTDLTRHLSELRSADLGEPRAADLGSLRIGIGRQFFDRDGRVDAVMEEAVETLRSLGAEIVDPVEIAHRQEVGRHEYEAMLYEFKAGLNEYLAGLGNDAPVKTLADVIAFNEANAQREMPYFGQEILIEAEARGPLTEAAYRTARDTANRLSREEGLDATLAGHRLDAILGPSGGPAWVTDLVHGDTFSVGSSGAAAVAGYPNVTVPAGHVHGLPVGVSFFGAAWSEPTLIRIAWAFEQAAPHRRPPRFRVGVDDA from the coding sequence ATGAGCGATAAGGAGGGCGCTACCCGGAGGCAGGTGATGGCGGCGGCGGGCGCTCTCGGCGCTGCGGCCGTGGCGGGCTCGGCCTGCGCTCCTCCGGGCCGCGACCGGGACGCGGAGCCGGGAGCCGCGCCGACGCAGGAGGTGGGCAGCTTCGAACTCGAAGAGGCCACCATCGCCGAACTCAGTCGTCAGATGGCGGACGGCGAGCGGACGAGCCGGGAGATCACGGAGCTTTACCTCGGCCGCATCGAGGCCCTCGACGTTCAGGGGCCGACGCTGCGCTCCGTCATCGAGACGAATCCGGACGTCCTCGAGATCGCGGAAGAACTCGATCGCGAGCGCGCCGCCGGAAACGTGCGCGGCCCGCTGCACGGCGTTCCGATCCTGCTCAAGGACAACGTCGCCACCGCCGACCGGAACACGACGACTGCCGGCTCCCTGGCGCTCGAGGGCTCGATCCCCGGGCAGGACGCCTTCGTTGCGGCGCGGCTCCGGCGCGCCGGAGCGGTGCTGCTCGGCAAGGCCAACCTGAGCGAGTGGGCCAACTTCCGCTCCAGCCGGTCCAGTTCAGGCTGGAGCGCGCGAGGCGGGCAGTGCCGCAACCCGTACGTCCTTTCCCGCAACCCCTGCGGCTCCAGCTCCGGTTCGGGCGCCGCCGCGTCGGCGAACCTCTGCGCCGCGGCGGTGGGCACGGAGACCGACGGCTCCATCATCTGTCCGTCGTCCGCGAACGGCCTGGTCGGAATCAAGCCGACCGTCGGCCTGGTCAGCCGGAGCGGCATCATCCCGATCTCCGCGATCCAGGACACCGCTGGGCCGATGGCCCGCACGGTCGCCGACGCCGCGGCATTGCTCGGCGGCATGACGGGAGAGGACCCACAGGATCAGGCGACCGCCGGATCGCCGGTTCCCACCGACCTGACACGACACCTAAGCGAGCTTCGCTCGGCAGACCTCGGTGAGCCGCGTGCTGCCGACCTGGGCAGCCTGCGGATCGGCATCGGCCGCCAGTTCTTCGATCGCGACGGCCGGGTCGACGCGGTGATGGAGGAGGCGGTCGAGACGCTCCGGAGCCTGGGCGCCGAGATCGTCGACCCGGTCGAGATCGCCCATCGCCAGGAGGTGGGACGGCACGAGTACGAAGCGATGCTCTACGAGTTCAAGGCCGGTCTGAACGAGTACCTTGCGGGACTGGGGAACGACGCTCCGGTGAAGACGCTGGCCGACGTGATCGCCTTCAACGAGGCCAACGCGCAGCGCGAGATGCCGTACTTCGGCCAGGAGATCCTGATCGAGGCGGAAGCCAGGGGGCCGCTGACCGAAGCCGCCTACCGCACGGCTCGCGACACGGCGAATCGGCTTTCACGCGAAGAGGGTCTGGACGCGACGCTCGCCGGGCATCGACTCGACGCCATTCTGGGGCCGAGCGGCGGCCCGGCCTGGGTGACCGACCTGGTCCATGGCGACACGTTCTCGGTGGGCAGCTCCGGCGCGGCGGCTGTCGCCGGCTACCCGAACGTCACCGTCCCGGCCGGCCATGTCCACGGTCTGCCGGTGGGCGTCTCGTTCTTCGGCGCGGCCTGGAGCGAGCCGACGCTGATTCGCATCGCCTGGGCGTTCGAGCAGGCCGCCCCGCATCGCCGGCCGCCGCGGTTCCGCGTCGGCGTCGACGACGCCTGA
- a CDS encoding single-stranded DNA-binding protein, whose product MALLTSIADELAREVDRLEFGPPVVHVYNPLVYARAAHHAYLNLAGDQPGRVVLLGMNPGPWGMTQTGVPFGEVAYARDWLGIDAPVEPPAIQHPKRPILGFDCRRSEVSGRRVWGWAKRRFGSPGAFFERFLVWNYCPLAFLLESGANLTPDRLAAPEKTPLFEACDRALLRAAQVLEPQLVVGVGAFAEGRAQRALAAADVPIGRMLHPSPASPAANRGWEAQAERDLRALSVDL is encoded by the coding sequence CTGGCTTTGCTGACCAGCATCGCGGACGAACTGGCGCGGGAGGTCGACCGGCTCGAGTTCGGGCCGCCGGTCGTCCACGTCTACAACCCGCTCGTCTACGCCCGTGCGGCCCACCACGCCTACCTGAATCTGGCCGGCGACCAGCCTGGCAGGGTGGTCCTCCTGGGCATGAACCCGGGTCCCTGGGGCATGACCCAGACCGGTGTGCCGTTCGGCGAGGTGGCCTACGCGCGGGACTGGCTTGGCATCGACGCTCCCGTGGAGCCGCCGGCTATTCAACATCCGAAGCGGCCGATCCTCGGCTTCGACTGCCGCCGGAGCGAGGTCAGCGGCCGGCGGGTCTGGGGCTGGGCGAAGCGGCGCTTCGGCAGCCCCGGGGCCTTCTTCGAGCGCTTCCTGGTCTGGAACTACTGCCCGCTGGCGTTCCTCCTGGAGAGTGGCGCGAACCTGACCCCGGACCGCTTGGCCGCGCCCGAGAAGACGCCTCTCTTCGAGGCCTGTGACCGCGCCTTGCTGCGGGCGGCCCAGGTGCTGGAGCCGCAGCTCGTGGTCGGTGTCGGCGCCTTCGCCGAGGGGAGGGCACAGCGGGCGCTGGCCGCCGCCGACGTGCCGATCGGCAGGATGCTGCACCCGAGTCCGGCCAGCCCCGCCGCCAACCGCGGCTGGGAGGCGCAGGCGGAACGGGATCTGCGCGCCCTGAGCGTTGACCTTTAG
- a CDS encoding SMP-30/gluconolactonase/LRE family protein has translation MRSSRAGWAILGAVLVAGCGYGGDSEEAETMMEEATEEMESDGTVLRNDPAMDDLVPVDAVVEKVADGFTFTEGPVWVPGEPDRLYFSDIPANTVYRWSESEGTVVFLQPVLPEDAVTGGTGGSNGLALHPDGRLVLCEHGNRVVSAMELGGERTTLAGSYDGKRLNSPNDIVFHSSGAAFFTDPPYGLPNQSENKEQDHNGIYRLDPDGTVTLLETGQTRPNGLGLSPDERTLYVANSDAPPNRYWKKYAVNDDLTLDEGEMFFDASDMEAPGAPDGLAVDVDGNVFATGPGGVMVFAPDGRHLGTVAPAELPANTAFGGDGSTLYMTARTGLYRVTTSTRGLVYRGE, from the coding sequence ATGAGGAGTTCCCGGGCCGGATGGGCGATCCTGGGCGCGGTGCTGGTCGCAGGTTGCGGCTATGGCGGCGACAGCGAGGAAGCCGAGACGATGATGGAGGAGGCAACGGAGGAGATGGAGAGCGACGGCACGGTGTTGCGGAACGACCCGGCAATGGACGACCTGGTGCCCGTGGATGCCGTGGTCGAGAAGGTGGCGGACGGCTTCACGTTCACAGAGGGTCCGGTGTGGGTGCCGGGTGAGCCCGACCGGCTCTACTTCAGCGACATCCCGGCCAACACGGTCTATCGCTGGTCGGAGAGTGAGGGGACGGTGGTCTTCCTGCAGCCCGTGTTGCCCGAGGACGCCGTCACCGGCGGCACCGGCGGATCTAACGGGCTGGCCCTGCACCCGGACGGCCGCCTCGTTCTCTGCGAGCATGGCAACCGAGTGGTGTCGGCGATGGAGCTCGGCGGCGAGCGGACGACGCTGGCCGGGAGCTACGACGGCAAGCGGCTGAACAGCCCGAACGACATCGTGTTCCACTCGAGCGGCGCCGCCTTCTTCACCGATCCGCCCTACGGTCTGCCGAACCAGTCGGAGAACAAGGAGCAGGACCACAACGGCATCTACCGCCTGGACCCGGACGGCACGGTGACCCTGCTCGAGACCGGCCAGACCCGCCCCAACGGTCTCGGCCTGTCGCCGGACGAGAGGACGCTCTACGTGGCGAACTCCGACGCGCCGCCGAACCGCTACTGGAAGAAGTACGCGGTGAACGACGACCTCACCCTGGACGAGGGCGAGATGTTCTTCGACGCCAGCGACATGGAGGCGCCCGGCGCGCCGGACGGACTGGCCGTCGACGTGGACGGCAACGTGTTCGCGACCGGCCCGGGCGGCGTGATGGTGTTCGCGCCGGACGGCCGCCACCTGGGGACGGTCGCGCCGGCCGAGCTGCCCGCGAACACCGCTTTCGGCGGCGACGGCAGCACGCTGTACATGACGGCGCGCACGGGGCTCTACCGCGTCACCACGAGTACCCGGGGTCTCGTATACCGGGGCGAGTGA
- a CDS encoding outer membrane beta-barrel protein: MIFELTPVPSSREATMMESRSSMPRFLPAAAPGALALVLLLTASPATAEREFYVGFHLGRSDVEVKADDAFDQVLDGDGNSRVYEIGFRFSDYFAVEAGFHDLSEVDGAIRPCAEGVACPDIPIRGQINVLSVAIVPRYAITGRISIFAKVGIVSWGADLEDALDDFDVALEDLDEEDLVYGVGAEFQLLGRLSLVGRFESIGGDIETVSVGARIGF; encoded by the coding sequence ATGATCTTCGAGTTGACTCCGGTGCCGTCTTCCCGGGAGGCCACGATGATGGAGAGCCGCTCTTCGATGCCACGTTTCCTGCCTGCGGCGGCGCCCGGCGCTCTCGCGCTCGTCCTGCTACTGACCGCGTCGCCGGCAACCGCCGAACGCGAGTTCTACGTCGGCTTTCACCTCGGCCGGTCGGACGTCGAGGTGAAAGCAGACGACGCGTTCGACCAGGTCCTCGACGGCGACGGCAACTCCCGGGTCTACGAAATCGGCTTCAGGTTCAGCGACTACTTCGCCGTGGAGGCCGGCTTTCACGACCTGTCGGAAGTCGACGGCGCGATCCGACCTTGCGCCGAGGGCGTGGCCTGCCCCGACATTCCGATCCGTGGCCAGATCAATGTCCTGTCGGTCGCCATCGTCCCCCGGTACGCGATCACCGGCCGCATCTCCATCTTCGCGAAGGTCGGCATCGTGTCGTGGGGCGCCGACCTGGAGGACGCGCTGGACGATTTCGACGTCGCGCTCGAGGATCTGGACGAGGAAGACCTCGTGTACGGCGTCGGCGCCGAGTTCCAGCTCCTTGGCCGTCTCAGTCTCGTCGGGCGATTCGAGTCCATCGGCGGCGACATCGAGACCGTCTCGGTCGGCGCCCGCATCGGCTTCTAG